The Lysobacter capsici genome has a segment encoding these proteins:
- a CDS encoding NAD-dependent epimerase/dehydratase family protein, with the protein MKHALVFGGSGQIGMPLLQRLYHAGWRVSAISRQQRHDRPGLEWLQGDLDAVPALPARVDAIFSCGPLLKFSRWYEQSGIEATRVVAFGSTSAQTKRGSADAEERRNAAELRQGEEVLFAAAAPRSDAATVLRPTLIYGAGRDATLTRIAQLAKRLKYFPLPRGADGLRQPVHVDDLADAAFAALTAPASFGNIYAVPGGETLSYRDMVERTLACLRPPVRLIELPSPLFNLALLAAQAAGRATGLGEAAVRRMRNDMTFDAGPAQRDFGYAPRSFQPSAEMFETPRD; encoded by the coding sequence ATGAAACACGCTTTGGTTTTCGGCGGCAGCGGCCAGATCGGTATGCCGTTGCTGCAACGCCTGTACCACGCCGGCTGGCGGGTGTCGGCGATCTCGCGCCAGCAACGTCACGACCGCCCCGGCCTGGAGTGGCTGCAAGGCGATCTCGACGCCGTGCCGGCGCTGCCCGCGCGGGTCGATGCGATCTTCAGCTGCGGTCCGCTGCTGAAGTTTTCGCGCTGGTACGAACAATCCGGCATCGAGGCCACGCGCGTGGTCGCGTTCGGTTCGACCAGCGCGCAAACCAAGCGCGGTTCGGCCGATGCCGAGGAACGCCGCAACGCCGCCGAACTGCGCCAGGGCGAGGAAGTCCTGTTCGCGGCCGCGGCGCCGCGCAGCGATGCCGCCACGGTGCTGCGCCCGACTTTGATCTACGGCGCGGGCCGCGATGCGACCCTGACCCGGATCGCGCAACTGGCCAAGCGCCTGAAGTATTTCCCGCTGCCGCGCGGCGCCGATGGCCTGCGCCAGCCGGTGCATGTCGACGACCTCGCCGATGCCGCGTTCGCCGCGCTGACCGCGCCGGCGAGTTTCGGCAACATCTATGCGGTGCCCGGCGGCGAAACCCTGAGCTATCGCGACATGGTCGAACGCACCCTGGCCTGTCTGCGTCCGCCGGTGCGATTGATCGAACTGCCGTCGCCGCTGTTCAACCTGGCCTTGCTCGCCGCGCAGGCGGCCGGCCGCGCGACCGGCCTGGGCGAAGCCGCGGTACGGCGCATGCGCAACGACATGACCTTCGACGCAGGCCCGGCGCAACGCGACTTCGGCTACGCCCCGCGCAGCTTCCAGCCGAGCGCCGAAATGTTCGAAACCCCACGCGATTGA
- the nhaA gene encoding Na+/H+ antiporter NhaA, translating into MSEITPTPRLPRRALRALSEFFRLEAAGGIVLIAAAVLALIAANSPLQSAYEAFREIPVQVRIGALDISKPLLLWINDGLMAIFFLVVALEIKREALSGQLAERSQLVLPMVCAAAGVIVPALLFAALNHNDAASMRGWAVPTATDIAFALGVLALLGSRVPVAMKLLLSTIAVVDDLMAILIIAFFYSHGLSVTALMWAALALAAMWVLNRRGVKSLGPYLALGVVLWVCVLKSGVHATLAGVATGLMIPHVDKRNNIDDAHEHSPLETLEHALHPWVAYAILPLFAFVNAGLSLSGVKLEDATAALPMGIVLGLVVGKPVGIVGAAMLMRALGWARFPNGMDLRAMIGLGLMCGIGFTMSLFIASLAYQDARLYEEAVLGILGASLLSAVIGFGWLRAVLPVRGAQD; encoded by the coding sequence ATGAGCGAAATCACCCCCACGCCGCGGCTGCCGCGGCGCGCGTTGCGCGCACTGAGCGAATTCTTCCGCCTCGAAGCGGCCGGCGGCATCGTCCTGATCGCCGCGGCGGTGCTGGCGCTGATCGCGGCCAATTCGCCGCTGCAATCGGCCTACGAAGCGTTCCGCGAGATCCCGGTGCAGGTGCGCATCGGCGCGCTCGACATCAGCAAACCGCTGCTGCTGTGGATCAACGACGGGCTGATGGCGATCTTCTTCCTGGTGGTCGCGCTGGAGATCAAGCGCGAGGCGCTCAGCGGCCAGCTGGCCGAGCGCTCGCAGCTGGTGCTGCCGATGGTGTGCGCGGCCGCCGGCGTGATCGTGCCGGCGCTGCTGTTCGCCGCGCTCAATCACAACGACGCCGCCTCGATGCGCGGCTGGGCGGTGCCGACCGCGACCGACATCGCCTTCGCCCTGGGCGTGCTGGCGCTGCTGGGCTCGCGCGTGCCGGTGGCGATGAAGCTGCTGCTGTCGACGATCGCGGTGGTCGACGATCTGATGGCGATCCTGATCATCGCGTTCTTCTATTCGCATGGGCTGTCGGTGACCGCGCTGATGTGGGCCGCGCTCGCGTTGGCGGCGATGTGGGTGCTCAACCGGCGCGGAGTCAAATCGCTGGGGCCGTATCTGGCGCTGGGCGTGGTGCTGTGGGTGTGCGTGCTCAAGTCCGGCGTCCACGCGACCTTGGCCGGGGTCGCCACCGGCCTGATGATTCCGCACGTCGACAAGCGCAACAACATCGACGACGCGCACGAACATTCGCCGCTGGAAACCCTGGAGCACGCGCTGCATCCGTGGGTGGCCTACGCGATCCTGCCGTTGTTCGCCTTCGTCAACGCCGGGCTGTCGCTGAGCGGGGTCAAGCTGGAAGACGCGACCGCGGCCTTGCCGATGGGCATCGTGCTGGGCCTGGTGGTCGGCAAGCCGGTCGGCATCGTCGGCGCGGCGATGCTGATGCGCGCGCTGGGCTGGGCGCGTTTCCCCAACGGCATGGACCTGCGCGCGATGATCGGCCTGGGCCTGATGTGCGGGATCGGCTTCACCATGAGCCTGTTCATCGCCTCGCTGGCGTACCAGGACGCGCGCCTTTACGAGGAAGCGGTTCTGGGTATTCTGGGCGCCTCGCTATTGTCGGCCGTGATCGGCTTCGGTTGGCTGCGCGCGGTATTGCCGGTGCGCGGCGCCCAGGATTGA
- a CDS encoding sodium:calcium antiporter — MFEAVGLFVLGLFLLALGGDSIVKGASGLAQRFGASPFAAGLVLVAFATSLPELAVNLQAVVRGQQALALGNAVGSNIVNFGLTLGLAALAAPLVVRWRALAPLLVLLLVGTLVVIGLGLDGALSRWEGVAMLVAFVVVVAYATSRTRHEAPELQEAIAAFAQTQTNLGLNLVRVLIAVLLLHLGAYLIVGGNGLWSFGNAAPALAGGFGSPNAAIIGAGLGLSPLLTGLLPVAIGTALPEVAAAVAAARRGQGDIVVGHVIGSSLFNLLIVLGGMAALHTVPLPASFVRFELPAAAVFALMLYPMLKGDLRISKREGAILLVALLAWIGFELLMLHQ, encoded by the coding sequence ATGTTCGAAGCCGTCGGCTTGTTCGTATTGGGCCTGTTTCTGCTGGCCCTGGGCGGCGATTCGATCGTCAAGGGCGCCTCCGGCCTGGCCCAGCGCTTCGGCGCCTCGCCGTTCGCCGCCGGCCTGGTGCTGGTTGCGTTCGCCACCTCGTTGCCGGAACTGGCGGTCAACCTGCAGGCGGTGGTGCGCGGCCAGCAGGCGCTGGCGCTCGGCAACGCGGTCGGCAGCAATATCGTCAACTTCGGCCTGACCCTGGGCCTGGCGGCGCTGGCCGCGCCGCTGGTGGTGCGCTGGCGCGCGCTGGCGCCGCTGCTGGTGCTGCTGCTGGTGGGCACGCTGGTGGTGATCGGTCTGGGCCTGGACGGCGCGCTCAGCCGCTGGGAAGGCGTGGCGATGCTGGTGGCGTTCGTGGTCGTGGTCGCCTACGCGACTTCGCGCACCCGCCATGAGGCGCCCGAGCTGCAGGAGGCCATCGCCGCGTTCGCCCAGACCCAGACCAATCTGGGCCTGAATCTGGTGCGGGTGCTGATCGCCGTGCTGCTGCTGCACCTGGGTGCGTATCTGATCGTCGGCGGCAACGGCCTGTGGAGCTTCGGCAACGCCGCGCCCGCGCTGGCCGGCGGGTTCGGTTCGCCGAACGCGGCCATCATCGGCGCCGGCCTGGGCCTGTCGCCGCTGCTGACCGGCTTGCTGCCGGTCGCGATCGGCACCGCGCTGCCCGAAGTCGCCGCCGCGGTCGCCGCGGCGCGGCGCGGGCAGGGCGACATCGTGGTCGGCCATGTGATCGGTTCGAGCCTGTTCAATCTGCTGATCGTGCTCGGCGGCATGGCCGCGCTGCATACGGTGCCGCTGCCCGCATCGTTCGTGCGCTTCGAACTGCCGGCCGCGGCGGTGTTCGCCCTGATGCTGTACCCGATGCTCAAGGGCGACCTGCGCATCAGCAAGCGCGAGGGCGCGATCCTGCTGGTGGCCTTGCTGGCCTGGATCGGGTTCGAGCTGCTGATGCTGCATCAGTAA
- a CDS encoding lectin — MTIAPRRATLFAAVLLSLGLAACQREAAPADAPAPAANAAPEANPAPITDQPSESVPPATAPVSNPPPAASDTQARFDGYGDMRFGMSAEQAKKAWGGELKGKPPADGGCYYLQPIWVTNPRDFGFMIEDGKFVRLDVGNDKETAPGGGKRGMSAAEIDKLYAGRVERQNHKYVQGGHYLRVSDSGGGAGTLVFETDATGKVTSWHIGVPPQVDYVEGCG, encoded by the coding sequence ATGACGATCGCGCCACGCCGCGCCACGCTGTTCGCCGCCGTGTTGCTGAGCCTGGGCCTGGCCGCCTGCCAGCGCGAGGCCGCGCCGGCCGATGCGCCGGCGCCGGCAGCGAACGCCGCGCCGGAGGCCAACCCGGCGCCGATCACCGATCAGCCGTCCGAGAGCGTTCCGCCCGCGACCGCGCCGGTGTCCAACCCGCCGCCGGCCGCCAGCGACACCCAGGCGCGCTTCGACGGCTATGGCGACATGCGTTTCGGCATGAGCGCCGAGCAGGCCAAGAAGGCCTGGGGCGGCGAGCTCAAGGGCAAGCCGCCGGCCGACGGCGGCTGCTATTACCTGCAGCCGATCTGGGTGACCAACCCGCGCGATTTCGGCTTCATGATCGAGGACGGCAAATTCGTCCGTCTCGATGTCGGCAACGACAAGGAGACCGCGCCCGGCGGCGGCAAGCGCGGCATGAGCGCGGCTGAGATCGACAAGCTCTACGCCGGCCGGGTCGAGCGGCAGAACCACAAGTACGTGCAGGGCGGCCATTACCTGCGCGTGAGCGACAGCGGCGGCGGCGCGGGCACGCTGGTGTTCGAGACCGACGCCACCGGAAAGGTGACGTCCTGGCATATCGGCGTGCCGCCGCAGGTGGATTACGTCGAAGGCTGCGGCTGA
- the hmgA gene encoding homogentisate 1,2-dioxygenase, with protein MPNTDSVSQRPRGYMSGFGNEFATEAIAGTLPEGQNSPQRAPHGLYAEQLSGTAFTAPRKENRRSWLYRIRPAAMHGTFAQYHQPRLHNDFGDGPVSPDQLRWDPLPLPETAVDFVDGLYTMAGNGSAAGQHGCGIHLYAANRSMQGRYFYDADGELLIVPQQGRLLLATELGAIEVEPQEMAVIPRGIRFRVELLDGASRGYVCENFGALLRLPDLGPIGSNGLANPRDFLTPHASYEDIEGEFELIAKFQGHLWRAEIGHSPLDVVGWHGNYAPYKFDMRRFNTIGSISFDHPDPSIFTVLTSPSDTPGTANIDFVIFPPRWLVAQHTFRPPWFHRNVASEFMGLVHGAYDAKADGFAPGGASLHNCMTGHGPDAQTFEKASHADLSQAHVIVDTLAFMFETRAVIRPTAQAFDAPHRQRDYQACWAGLRKHFDPNSRD; from the coding sequence ATGCCCAACACCGACAGCGTCAGCCAGCGTCCGCGCGGCTACATGAGCGGTTTCGGCAACGAATTCGCCACCGAGGCGATCGCCGGCACCTTGCCGGAGGGGCAGAATTCGCCGCAGCGCGCGCCGCACGGCCTGTACGCCGAGCAGCTCAGCGGCACCGCGTTCACCGCGCCGCGCAAGGAAAACCGCCGCAGCTGGCTGTACCGGATCCGTCCGGCGGCGATGCACGGCACCTTCGCGCAATACCACCAGCCGCGCCTGCACAACGATTTCGGCGACGGCCCGGTCTCGCCCGATCAGTTGCGCTGGGACCCGCTGCCGCTGCCGGAAACCGCGGTCGATTTCGTCGACGGCCTGTACACCATGGCCGGCAACGGTTCGGCCGCCGGCCAGCACGGCTGCGGCATCCATCTGTACGCGGCCAACCGTTCGATGCAGGGGCGTTATTTCTACGACGCCGACGGCGAACTGCTGATCGTGCCGCAGCAGGGCCGGCTGTTGCTGGCGACCGAGCTGGGCGCGATCGAGGTCGAGCCGCAGGAGATGGCGGTGATTCCGCGCGGCATCCGTTTCCGCGTCGAACTGCTCGACGGCGCCTCGCGCGGTTACGTGTGCGAGAACTTCGGCGCGCTGCTGCGACTGCCGGACCTCGGCCCGATCGGTTCCAACGGCCTGGCCAATCCGCGCGATTTTCTGACCCCGCATGCGTCCTATGAAGACATCGAGGGCGAGTTCGAACTGATCGCCAAGTTCCAGGGCCATCTGTGGCGCGCCGAGATCGGCCACTCGCCGCTGGACGTGGTCGGCTGGCATGGCAACTACGCGCCGTACAAGTTCGACATGCGCCGCTTCAACACCATCGGTTCGATCAGTTTCGATCATCCCGACCCGTCGATCTTCACCGTGCTGACCTCGCCCAGCGACACGCCCGGCACGGCCAATATCGACTTCGTGATCTTCCCGCCGCGCTGGCTGGTGGCGCAGCACACGTTCCGGCCGCCGTGGTTCCACCGCAACGTCGCCAGCGAGTTCATGGGGCTGGTGCACGGCGCCTACGACGCCAAGGCCGATGGCTTCGCGCCGGGCGGTGCGTCGCTGCACAACTGCATGACCGGGCACGGTCCGGATGCGCAGACCTTCGAGAAGGCGTCGCACGCCGATCTCAGTCAGGCGCATGTGATCGTCGATACGCTGGCCTTCATGTTCGAGACGCGCGCGGTGATCCGTCCGACCGCGCAGGCGTTCGATGCGCCGCACCGGCAGCGCGACTATCAGGCGTGCTGGGCGGGGCTGCGCAAGCACTTCGATCCGAATTCGCGGGATTGA
- the hppD gene encoding 4-hydroxyphenylpyruvate dioxygenase has translation MNAQPNLGMQVTTFENPLGIDGFEFVEFAAPADQAEQLHAYFRGMGFTAVLRHKSRPITVYRQGGVNFLINESPDSFASAFAQAHGPCACGFAIRFKKPATEVFEAVLANGGEAIGEGADTRAIDAPVVKGIGDCMLYLVDQYGDKGSAYGDYEPIPGADQNPTGFGLTFIDHLTHNLYFGNMQKWSDYYERLFNFREIRYFDIKGVKTGLVSKAMTAPDGVVRIPLNESNDPKSQINEYLDAYKGEGIQHIACFTDNIYETVEAMRAQNIDFLDTPDTYFDVIDLRVPNHGEDVPRLAKNKILIDADPETHQRKLLQIFTKNAIGPIFFEIIQRKGNEGFGEGNFQALFESIERDQIQRGVL, from the coding sequence ATGAATGCACAGCCCAACCTCGGCATGCAGGTCACTACCTTCGAAAATCCGCTCGGCATCGACGGCTTCGAGTTCGTCGAATTCGCCGCGCCCGCCGACCAGGCCGAGCAGCTCCACGCCTATTTCCGCGGCATGGGCTTCACCGCCGTGCTGCGCCACAAGTCGCGGCCGATCACCGTGTACCGCCAGGGCGGGGTGAACTTCCTGATCAACGAGTCGCCCGACAGCTTCGCCTCGGCCTTCGCCCAGGCCCACGGCCCGTGCGCCTGCGGCTTCGCGATCCGCTTCAAGAAGCCGGCCACCGAGGTGTTCGAGGCCGTGCTCGCCAACGGCGGCGAAGCGATCGGCGAGGGCGCCGACACCCGCGCGATCGACGCGCCGGTGGTCAAGGGCATCGGCGATTGCATGCTGTATCTGGTCGACCAGTACGGCGACAAGGGCAGCGCCTACGGCGACTACGAGCCGATCCCGGGCGCCGACCAGAACCCGACCGGGTTCGGCCTGACCTTCATCGACCACCTGACCCACAACCTGTACTTCGGCAACATGCAGAAGTGGTCGGATTACTACGAGCGTCTGTTCAACTTCCGCGAGATCCGCTACTTCGACATCAAGGGCGTCAAGACCGGCCTGGTGTCCAAGGCGATGACCGCGCCGGACGGCGTGGTGCGCATTCCGCTCAACGAATCGAACGATCCGAAGTCGCAGATCAACGAATACCTCGACGCCTACAAGGGCGAGGGCATCCAGCACATCGCCTGCTTCACCGACAACATCTACGAGACCGTCGAGGCGATGCGCGCGCAGAACATCGACTTCCTGGACACGCCGGACACCTATTTCGACGTGATCGACCTGCGCGTGCCCAATCACGGCGAGGACGTGCCGCGTCTGGCCAAGAACAAGATCCTGATCGACGCCGACCCGGAAACCCATCAGCGCAAGCTGCTGCAGATCTTCACCAAGAACGCGATCGGCCCGATCTTCTTCGAGATCATCCAGCGCAAGGGCAACGAAGGCTTCGGCGAGGGCAATTTCCAGGCCCTGTTCGAAAGCATCGAGCGCGATCAGATCCAGCGCGGCGTGCTGTAA
- a CDS encoding MarR family winged helix-turn-helix transcriptional regulator, with the protein MNRPNPDPESPVPPSPAAGPIAATSKAVGGARHAELDLEHFLPYRLSVLSNRVSGAIARVYSQRYALSVTEWRVMAVLGRYPGLSANEVAQRTAMDKVAVSRAVARLTEAGRLERETHDDDRRRSVLQLSPDGYKIYDEVAPMALAFEQRLLVDIEPAEREALFRLLDRLDELEMQAEAEMAADTR; encoded by the coding sequence ATGAATCGACCGAATCCGGATCCTGAATCACCCGTCCCGCCGAGCCCGGCCGCCGGCCCGATCGCCGCGACCAGCAAGGCCGTGGGCGGCGCCCGCCATGCCGAGCTCGACCTCGAGCACTTCCTGCCGTACCGCCTGTCGGTGCTGTCGAACCGGGTCAGCGGCGCGATCGCGCGGGTGTACTCGCAGCGGTACGCGCTGAGCGTGACCGAGTGGCGGGTCATGGCCGTGCTGGGCCGTTATCCGGGCCTGTCGGCCAACGAGGTCGCCCAGCGCACCGCGATGGACAAGGTCGCGGTCAGCCGCGCGGTCGCCCGCCTGACCGAGGCCGGCCGCCTGGAGCGCGAGACCCACGACGACGACCGCCGTCGTTCGGTGCTGCAGTTGTCGCCGGACGGCTACAAGATCTACGACGAGGTCGCGCCGATGGCGTTGGCGTTCGAGCAGCGGTTGTTGGTCGATATCGAACCGGCCGAGCGCGAGGCGCTGTTCCGGTTGCTGGATCGGCTGGATGAGTTGGAGATGCAGGCCGAGGCGGAGATGGCGGCGGATACGCGCTGA
- a CDS encoding peptide MFS transporter, protein MSGAAPATQGTAPIPDFSQRLGHPKPLWMLFMTEFWERFAFYGIRWALVLYIVHQFHGGDASGEASANRVYGAYLALVYAAAIFGGYVADRILGYQRSILLGAVIMATGLFMIALPNEQIFKLGLATIICGNGLFKPNISTMVGKLYSTGDERRDSGFTIFYMGINLGAMVAPLLTQWLAKKIFGSETLPDYKMVFLSAGVGMLISLVWFWFGRQQLQGIGRPPEGKAEKAKVLYVFLGALVAIPIVYFLLAMGANALQGVLTAMFLGLCGLLLVEGFREGSVQRDKVIAMLIIFTFNILFWMFFEQAGSSFTFLADKIVNRDIFGASMADFVFSISGERVFPTAWFQSVNSVAIITLAPLIAWIWVAMGRANPSIPRKFGLGLIFNGLAFLLLMFALTKLVGEAGKIPFWTLFAVYWIQSIGELCLSPIGLSMVTKLAPVRLVGFGMGGWFLSTGIGNNLSGIFAGVVSGEGGMTTASALSGYTFGFWALVGAGGLLFLVAPLVQKLMHGVK, encoded by the coding sequence ATGAGCGGAGCCGCACCAGCCACCCAGGGCACCGCGCCCATCCCGGATTTCTCGCAGCGACTCGGGCATCCCAAGCCCTTGTGGATGCTGTTCATGACCGAGTTCTGGGAGCGCTTCGCCTTCTACGGCATCCGCTGGGCACTGGTGCTGTACATCGTGCATCAGTTCCACGGCGGCGACGCCTCCGGCGAAGCCTCGGCCAACCGCGTCTACGGCGCCTACCTGGCCCTGGTCTACGCCGCGGCGATCTTCGGCGGCTATGTCGCCGACCGCATCCTCGGCTATCAACGCTCGATCCTGCTCGGCGCGGTGATCATGGCGACCGGCTTGTTCATGATCGCCTTGCCCAACGAGCAGATCTTCAAGCTCGGCCTGGCCACGATCATCTGCGGCAACGGCCTGTTCAAGCCGAACATCTCGACCATGGTCGGCAAGCTCTACAGCACCGGCGACGAACGCCGCGACTCGGGCTTCACCATCTTCTACATGGGCATCAACCTCGGCGCGATGGTCGCGCCGCTGCTGACCCAGTGGCTGGCGAAGAAGATCTTCGGCAGCGAGACCCTGCCGGACTACAAGATGGTGTTCCTGTCCGCCGGCGTGGGCATGCTGATCAGCCTGGTGTGGTTCTGGTTCGGCCGCCAGCAGTTGCAGGGCATCGGCCGTCCGCCGGAGGGCAAGGCCGAAAAGGCCAAGGTGCTGTACGTGTTCCTCGGCGCGCTGGTCGCGATTCCGATCGTGTACTTCCTGCTCGCCATGGGCGCCAACGCGCTGCAGGGCGTGCTGACCGCGATGTTCCTGGGCCTGTGCGGCCTGCTGCTGGTCGAGGGCTTCCGCGAAGGTTCGGTGCAGCGCGACAAGGTGATCGCGATGTTGATCATCTTCACTTTCAACATCCTGTTCTGGATGTTCTTCGAGCAGGCGGGCAGCTCGTTCACCTTCCTCGCCGACAAGATCGTCAACCGCGACATCTTCGGCGCCTCGATGGCCGACTTCGTGTTCAGCATCAGCGGCGAGCGGGTGTTCCCGACCGCGTGGTTCCAGTCGGTCAACTCGGTCGCGATCATCACCCTGGCGCCGCTGATCGCCTGGATCTGGGTGGCGATGGGCCGCGCCAATCCGTCGATCCCGCGCAAGTTCGGCCTGGGCCTGATCTTCAACGGCCTGGCGTTCCTGCTGCTGATGTTCGCGCTGACCAAGCTGGTCGGCGAGGCCGGCAAGATCCCGTTCTGGACCTTGTTCGCGGTGTACTGGATCCAGTCGATCGGCGAGCTGTGCCTGTCGCCGATCGGTCTGTCGATGGTGACCAAGCTGGCGCCGGTGCGTCTGGTCGGTTTCGGCATGGGCGGCTGGTTCCTGTCGACCGGCATCGGCAACAACCTGTCGGGCATTTTCGCCGGCGTGGTCAGTGGCGAGGGCGGCATGACCACGGCCTCGGCGCTGAGCGGTTACACCTTCGGGTTCTGGGCGTTGGTGGGCGCGGGTGGCCTGCTGTTCCTGGTCGCGCCGCTGGTGCAGAAGTTGATGCACGGGGTGAAGTAA
- a CDS encoding tryptophan 2,3-dioxygenase, protein MSVEKNQRELESGIHTDLHGRITYSGYLQLDKLLSAQRGLADPVHHDEMLFIIQHQVSELWMKLIVHELSAALIHLRRDQVWQSQKVIARCKQVLRQLTEQWSVLETLTPSEYMGFRETLGPSSGFQSLQYRTIEFMLGNKNEAMLRVFAHDPDGQVELERALAAPSLYDEFLMYLSRFGHDIPASHLQRDWRRPHVSDPALQPVFERIYENTDVYWREYALCEDLVDLETQFQLWRFRHMRTVMRIIGFKRGTGGSSGVGFLKQALELTFFPELFEVRTSIGVAGGYGAAEPAQGCPVGGGSGGGSGGGSGPA, encoded by the coding sequence ATGTCCGTCGAGAAGAACCAGCGCGAACTGGAAAGCGGTATCCATACCGACCTGCACGGACGCATCACCTACAGCGGCTATCTGCAGCTGGACAAACTGCTGTCGGCCCAGCGCGGTCTGGCCGATCCCGTGCACCACGACGAGATGCTCTTCATCATCCAGCATCAGGTCTCGGAGCTGTGGATGAAACTGATCGTCCACGAGCTGAGCGCCGCGCTGATCCACCTGCGTCGCGATCAGGTCTGGCAAAGCCAGAAAGTGATCGCGCGCTGCAAGCAGGTGCTGCGCCAGCTGACCGAGCAATGGTCGGTGCTGGAAACGCTGACGCCGTCGGAATACATGGGGTTCCGCGAAACCCTGGGGCCGTCCTCGGGCTTCCAGTCGCTGCAGTACCGCACCATCGAATTCATGCTCGGCAACAAGAACGAGGCGATGCTGCGGGTGTTCGCGCACGACCCCGACGGACAAGTCGAACTCGAGCGCGCGCTGGCGGCGCCGAGCCTGTACGACGAATTCCTGATGTACCTGTCGCGCTTCGGCCACGACATCCCGGCCAGCCATCTGCAGCGCGACTGGCGCCGCCCGCACGTCAGCGACCCGGCGCTGCAGCCGGTGTTCGAGCGCATCTACGAGAACACCGACGTCTACTGGCGCGAGTACGCGCTGTGCGAGGACCTGGTCGACCTGGAGACTCAGTTCCAGCTGTGGCGCTTCCGCCACATGCGCACGGTGATGCGGATCATCGGCTTCAAGCGCGGCACCGGCGGTTCCAGCGGCGTTGGCTTTCTCAAGCAGGCGCTGGAGCTGACGTTCTTTCCGGAGCTGTTCGAGGTGCGCACCAGCATCGGGGTGGCCGGAGGCTACGGCGCGGCCGAGCCCGCGCAGGGCTGCCCGGTCGGTGGCGGTAGCGGTGGCGGTAGCGGCGGCGGGTCTGGCCCGGCCTGA